AATCAAGAAAATCAGCACGCACCAATTCCTAAAGTTGGTAGTAACTACTAACTGGCAACATTAGAACCATCGAATGTTACAAGCTAGGTCTATACAAGTCCTACAAGCTATTCGTCATCGTCAGAAAACCTAATTGGCAAGAGTTCTTTCAATTACACAGGCAAAATGGATTAGAACGCATCACATCCTAAACCCCACTGTGAACTCGGTTATTGCATCCAGGTCCTGACATATACCCTGTAAAAGCTTCATAATGCAAGTTGGCTACAAGGAACACCAAATACAACGGATACATTTGTTTGGCCACCATATATTGCTGAGATATGAGCTCCAGCATAACACTAGCACATAAAGAGAGGAAATTGCTGAAGCAAACTGGAATTCGCCCAGCCCACATCGTCCTAAGGGGACAAGGGCAAGGGACTGCTTGCATTTCCCCTTTCACCACCAAAATGCATAGTGAGATTCAAACCACCTATAGTCTGGATGATTGACTTGCAAGCACCGGAGCCAATTGTCAGCAGCTTGCTTAAGAGAGTCAGCCTTCTGAGATTCATAACCTCCATTGTGATTCCAAAACGAAATCCTGAACTTGTAAGAAGCGAGTCCAAAAGTGGGTAGTTGCAATCTCAAAGGCATGCCCACATCCTCTGTTTTGCCACTAATGGCTGAACCATGAAGATGTGGCCAGTCTCCGTCTTTAGCTACTGCAAAAATAGGACAATCCCCGTTCATCTacaaaacattcaagaaaagacagaaaagaaagagatggctagtaaaggagaaaagaaaaaagagggggggggggggagggaatGGGAAAATGTACTTACTTCTCAAAGGTGTTGACAGGGAATGGTACGTCAGAAAGCAGGCATCAAGACTCTGCAAAGTCGGACCCATAGGTATCCTATAAATGGGGTACCTTGATGAATGATGACAAACACACACAATTCCTCTTAGTTCAAGGACTGATGTTGAACTATCACATTATTATAGCATCTTTGCTCAAATTCAAGAGCTTACCAAGCCACAGAAATCCAACTTGCAGAAGTCAAGTCACAACTTTTATATGTTTTGAGCTCAGGAAACTGGGATGCAAGGTGTGAAACCTGTTACATGCAATAATTAAACACAACTGTCATGAAACTTGAAAAAACACCAGTTTTACGCACTGCCGTCTAAATTAGAGAACTTGCCTTATCAACCAGAGGTTCACGCCCATAAGGCTGATCCTTAGCAAAATACTCAAATACGAGAAGGCCAGAAGGGTTCCTGATCTCATCTTCATCACCAGACAGTCCCGAGAATGGATTATGTGCTAGTGAGATTCTGCTCAATCCTTGAGCAAGTGTACTAGTATGGTGCTGCTGCCTCTCAGTTCGTTGAGCACTACTGCTTCCTCCATCAGCTCCAATTTCCCCACTACTATCACTACTGGTCTCCCTGGAAGAATCAGCATCACTTTCCTCACCTGGCCTCCTGTCATAGTATTAGCCCCAGAAcagaaattgaaaagaaaacaatTAGTCCACTGGATTCAACATGCAAAGGCGTTAACCTATTTCATGACCAAAAACTCATGCAACTAAAGGCATACACAGCCCAATTAACTAATAGCCTTGGCAACTACATCTTTCAACTGAACTCGAACTACATTGTACTACCCAACATCAATTCTTTCGTGTGAAATACCTGGTAACTACTTGGAAACCTGATATATTAAAGACTACTTTTTCTAACATAAATTTTAGTAAATTCACTAATCTCCAAAAATCTCAGGTACTCACAGCTCAGGCTTGGCTTTCTTTCAAATCAGTGCACTCATTTCACTATCATGGTCATATTTATGAATGCCTCTAGTTGAGAACTCTTTTTCTAAAAGCTCCACGAAGTAAAGGATCAAGGGCAAAAAATGAAACATGATGAAAGAATGAATCTAGTAATGTGTACTCCTAATTCTTCAACTTATTAATGAACTATTTGAGTTGGCTTCATATAAAAGCATTTGGCTACATAAAGAACTTTTAAACCAACCTATGCAGTGACGAGCATTCTCAGCCAAAAAAGAAAGTATACATTTACTCACAAGTAAATCATGCACCACACTAGCTAGAAAAGAACAGAGAGATTTGACAAGGTCCAAAACCAGGAATATGTAAGGTGGCTGTAAGATGAGCCTCCTAATTACACGCACAGTGTCTTGGTTGCATAAATGGCAAGAAATGAACCATGGAATTCAGCAGAGAATGACCAATTTCAAACTCTACCAACCtgccacacacacacatatgctCACACAAAAGGATAACAATTACAAAAACAATAAGAAAGGATATCATAATGCTTGTACAGATAGTGGCAGTCTGTTTTCCGGGCAAACAACTAACACACCAGCATCTTGTCAACAAAAATCATTCAAGAATCGAACTGAACTCAACTTCCTTTCATCTTTATAAATAACAGACAAATTCAATTTACAGCACATAGCACAGAAGGCATGTGTCATAAAGTGTACCTTTGCCTCATGACAGGCTTTGACGGATCTATGTACAGTTGTATGCCAGACAAGAAGGGGACGTAATACTGGACTACAGTCTCGCTCCCATTCAAGATTAAAGGAACTCCGGCTCCATACGCGCTCCACTCCTTGAAAGATTCCCACAGATCACCCAGAACAAAGTACGGATGGAACTCGTCATCATAGTTTCTCCATTCCCTCATGGTTGTCTGCAAATCTCCAAAGCCATTAGGTTAATTACAGTTGCAAACAGGCCACATTCAAGAATAGCAATAAATGGACAAATAAATTTGATGTTCGTTTTGCTCATTCCAAGAAAGCAATTATTATTATCTTGCACAAAAAGACTAGAAGAGGCATACAAATTAGTCCAGAGGAACACAGTCTGGAATGAGCTTCAATAAACCATGGACAATGAGAGATAGAAAAGGAATGCCAACCAATGAGGGGGAAGGAGTGGTAGTTTCAGTTTTCTTTGATAGTTATAACACATACAGTCAAAGAATCCCAATTTAAGTACCCAAATATGAGGCCAGAAAGAAAGTATGATGAATCATATTACTAATGGCAAACCAATGTTCTACAGAGCACACCATGCCATTAGCCCCAGCAGACTCCCAACTAATTAGACACAAAAGGAAACACTATGAACTAACAGTGACACTCTTAGTGCTTATGCTAAAATTGGACCATGCAGTCAGCTTTGAGGCCGTTTAAGCACAAAGAGATTGCTGTGGCCCAGAGTTTCATTAGGTTTGAAGCCGTGATTGGCAATCTAACAATGGAAGCTCTTAACTCTATGTGGTCATGAGCTGCATGTCCACACATAAGGAAAGACTTGATGTGCCCAGCCCCACGTTGCAATAATaagtaaaattaaaacaaaaactcAGCTGGCATATGAAATGACTCATTGAAACACTTGACGTGGGCACGTGGCGCACATTGCGCAATAATTAGTAACAAGAACTTGTTGCATTTATAATGTTATCCTAGATGACATCCAATAACAACTAATCTTACACAAAGCATTCCGAACCCAAAATTGCATGACTCTCTCATCAAACAAAATCCTAGGGGCTTCTTCTTCAACAGTCCACATGCTGCTGACATGTACCGCATTTTAACCAAGATATTCCAACAGTATCAAAGATGTATACACAAATACAACTCTCCTTGATAACCTCTATTGAACGACATTTCCATGTTCAAACAACCAAACagccaaaaaaagaaagtagaaaACCGTATAAGTTTTCATCCTAATGTCAGTTCCATCTGTGCGTCAAAGCACTAGATTACAATACTTGTCTTACTTATACTTGCATGCTAAGTAACATAACCCCTCTTTGTTCTCTATTTGGCTTCCTCCCCTTCTTTTACACCCGTTAGACCATGGAAAGAGTAAGCAGAACAAGAAAATCATAAGATTGCAAACAAAGAAATTAACAATAACATGACAACAGAATTCAGCATTAAAGCGCCAAGATAGAAATGCAATAATCGGATAGCATTCAAACTGAacaatgaaaacagaaaaaggaaaatggacaACGTTTTCATCCGAACGTAGAGAAGAACTTCAGTCCCACctcaaaaatgaaaatagtgCTACTTTCCATTGTAATTTGACTTCTCCATGAACCGAACAGGCATAAGATCTACACCTTTACATTTCAAGAACTTTATCATCAAGACTTAAAACCCCAAGGAACAACACATTCTCCCCTCATTATCAAAGCCCCAGTCAAGAAGCTTAGAAAAGTAACAAATAGGCCATTTCTAAGCAACAAATAGGCCATGCCGGAAACAGATTCTTCAGGAAGCCATTTCTgataatttccaagaaattctacctTGGGAAAAAACTGAGCTGGAACACTAGGGGCAGTATGCTCTATAAACCGCTCCAAGTTAGTCAAATTCTCCACTGCCGGGGAGTGAACCGACAACATCCTCGGGTCCGCCGCCGACGCCCCTATCTTGGTCGATGCTGACGAGGTCGTCCCATCATCCGAACCCGTCCCGGACCCAGCCCTTTTCACCGGGGCAAATCTCAACTGTTTCTGTTGGTGTTGCGGCTGCTGGGTTTTCTGTTGCTGTCTCAGTGCCGGCGGACTATAAAATCTGTCCTCCCCACCTCCCCTACTTCTAATCCTACTATAATCCCCCattattcaaattcaaaaccaaaaaaaaaaaaaaaaatctttttaacTAAACAAACAGTTGGAATTATTTAATCTTATGGGTTTTGAGAGGGGTTTAAGTAAAAttgaagtgaaaatttttgaagggTCCTGTTCAGGAGAGTGATTCAGAGTGTGTGAAAAATAGAGTGAGTTTGTCGGTGGGAGTTGGTGAAAATTTTCGTGTTATACTGTTATGCTTATGTAGTAGTCGTGGCGAGTCGAAGTAGACGAGCGAGCCAAAAGTGCCTCGAGAGAGGAGGAGAGAGCTTTGGGGGTTAATGGAAAATGAAGAGAGTACACCGTTAATGTGATGGACCATCTTCTAGAGAATTCGAGATCTAGTTACCAAAATCAGCCTCGTGGAATTGCCAGGTGTAccaacttctttcttttcttttctccccttTTTGCTAAATACCACGTGTATTCAACTTGAACTTACAAAAATTTTGttagaaaatgatttttttttttaaaaagaaaacattATTGAACTTACCAAATTTTGTGAgaaagaatttttctttttaaaattttcttttgaaagtTAATTTTTTGAAGCACTTATGGTAAGGGTTAGTTGATTAAACGCCCGAGCGCAATTTAGGATCAAGACATCATGATTGATAttttatccaagtacaaaagcCAGTCCATTATTGCATATTGAATGTACGAAGACAATTATGAATGTACATATTCAAGGGAATTCATATTCGTGCTTTCATTTTAACCCCTTAGCCTTCAATCCACTCACTAAATAATATGGCTTCAAGGAGTGTAAGCGACTAATTTGGCAGTGCAAATATCACATACCTGCAGTGATTATCATTCAAGTTGTCCGTCATGTGGTTTAGATTTAGTTAAGTAGTTGTAAATTCGATAGTTGGTGAATTCTCGGGTTAGGAAGGTAATGAATTTGATTAGTTCCTCGATGACGAAAATAGGACGGTAGATGTGGCTCTATATGAGAGTACTGTGACACTTTCTATAGTggaaaaactaaaattttagTCTTTCGAGTCATTCCCGCAATTGCTTAGCAGTAGTATCATGTTTTGGAGTCAAGAATAGGTGAAAATGTGGTACAAGT
This region of Coffea arabica cultivar ET-39 chromosome 3c, Coffea Arabica ET-39 HiFi, whole genome shotgun sequence genomic DNA includes:
- the LOC113733915 gene encoding uncharacterized protein isoform X1 encodes the protein MGDYSRIRSRGGGEDRFYSPPALRQQQKTQQPQHQQKQLRFAPVKRAGSGTGSDDGTTSSASTKIGASAADPRMLSVHSPAVENLTNLERFIEHTAPSVPAQFFPKTTMREWRNYDDEFHPYFVLGDLWESFKEWSAYGAGVPLILNGSETVVQYYVPFLSGIQLYIDPSKPVMRQRRPGEESDADSSRETSSDSSGEIGADGGSSSAQRTERQQHHTSTLAQGLSRISLAHNPFSGLSGDEDEIRNPSGLLVFEYFAKDQPYGREPLVDKVSHLASQFPELKTYKSCDLTSASWISVAWYPIYRIPMGPTLQSLDACFLTYHSLSTPLRIAKDGDWPHLHGSAISGKTEDVGMPLRLQLPTFGLASYKFRISFWNHNGGYESQKADSLKQAADNWLRCLQVNHPDYRWFESHYAFWW
- the LOC113733915 gene encoding uncharacterized protein isoform X3, whose product is MESSTIFIFETTMREWRNYDDEFHPYFVLGDLWESFKEWSAYGAGVPLILNGSETVVQYYVPFLSGIQLYIDPSKPVMRQRRPGEESDADSSRETSSDSSGEIGADGGSSSAQRTERQQHHTSTLAQGLSRISLAHNPFSGLSGDEDEIRNPSGLLVFEYFAKDQPYGREPLVDKVSHLASQFPELKTYKSCDLTSASWISVAWYPIYRIPMGPTLQSLDACFLTYHSLSTPLRIAKDGDWPHLHGSAISGKTEDVGMPLRLQLPTFGLASYKFRISFWNHNGGYESQKADSLKQAADNWLRCLQVNHPDYRWFESHYAFWW
- the LOC113733915 gene encoding uncharacterized protein isoform X2 — encoded protein: MGDYSRIRSRGGGEDRFYSPPALRQQQKTQQPQHQQKQLRFAPVKRAGSGTGSDDGTTSSASTKIGASAADPRMLSVHSPAVENLTNLERFIEHTAPSVPAQFFPKTTMREWRNYDDEFHPYFVLGDLWESFKEWSAYGAGVPLILNGSETVVQYYVPFLSGIQLYIDPSKPVMRQRRPGEESDADSSRETSSDSSGEIGADGGSSSAQRTERQQHHTSTLAQGLSRISLAHNPFSGLSGDEDEIRNPSGLLVFEYFAKDQPYGREPLVDKVSHLASQFPELKTYKSCDLTSASWISVAWYPIYRIPMGPTLQSLDACFLTYHSLSTPLRNERGLSYFCSS